A window of Methylobacterium bullatum genomic DNA:
ACGCACCCTACGCCTGGACGTTCTGGGAGATCGAGCGCGAGCTGACGACCGGCGAGCACGAACTCGCGGTACGGGCCTGGGATTCCGCCGGCCAGACCCAGCCTGCGGCGCCGGACGACACCTGGAACTACAAGGGCTACCTCAGCGCCGCCTGGCACCGGGTGCGGGTAACGGTGGCCTGACCGTCACGCCCAGAGCAGGGCGGTGGCAGCGAGGCCCGAGATCGCGATGAGCAGGGCCGCAACCCCGACGGTGAGGATGCGCGGCATCATCGGGATCTCGGCATGAGCGAGTCGCGCCCGGATCGCTCGGTCCCGCCATGCGGCGCCGGCGAACGAGGCGAGCGCACAGGCGATCAGCGTGAGCGACAGCACCTTCAGTGGCCAGACCGCCAGCACCTCTCGCAGGAAGCGCTGCGCGGCCAGGCCGACGCCGAGGAAGGCGAGCCCGGTGCGAAGCCACGCCACGAAGGTGCGCTCGGCTGCCAGCACCGTGCGGTCCTCGGCGAGCCTGACCCGCGGGTCGTCGGGGGGAACGGGTTTCGCGGGCTCGCTCATTCGGCATCCGCCGTTGCGATCAAATCGAGCAGCGCGTCGGCGGCCCGGCTGCGGTAGCGCTCCTTGTGGCGCAGTACCCGGAACGGCCGGCTCGGCAGGGCGAACGCCGCCCGTACCAGGGTCCCGGCTCGAAGCGCTGCGGCGACCACGGTCTCGGACAGCACGGCGGCCCCGCCCCCGGCCTCGACGGCGGCGCGGACCGCCTCGTTCGAGGGCAATTCGAGTGTGACTTGGAGTTGAGCCGCAGCGAGGCCGGCCGCACCCAGCGCCGCCTCAAAGGCCGAGCGGGTTCCCGATCCCCCCTCGCGCAGCACCCAGTCGGCCCCGGCGAGGTCCTTGGGTTCAAGGGCGGTCGCTCCGGCGAAGGGATGGCCTGGGGCGACCACGAGGACGAGCTGGTCATGAGCAATGGTGGTGCTCGCGAGCGTCGGGTCGTCCAGCGCCCCCTCGACGAAGCCGAGTTCGGCCTGCCCGGCGCGGACCGCATCGGCAGCGTCGGTGGTGTTGCCCACCGCCAGCCGGATGGCGATCTCAGGGTAGGCCCGGCGGAAGGCGACAAGGTGGCGCGGCAGCCAGTCGCTGGCGATGGTCTGGCTGGCGTAGAGGGCCAGCGTCCCGCGTCGCATGCCGCTGAGGTCGGCGAGCACCAGCTCGGCGGCCTCGGCCCGGGCGAGCACCGCGCGGGCCTCGACGAGGAACACGCGTCCCGCCTCGGTCAGCTCGATCCCGCGGCCGACCCGATGGAACAGCTTGGTCGCGTGTCGTCCCTCGATATTGGCGATCGCCGTGCTGACCGCCGACTGCACGAGGTTCAGCGCCTCGGCAGCCCGGGTTACGTGCTGCCGCTCGGCCACCGCCACGAAGATGCGGAGTTGGTCGAGGGTCATGGTTGCCGCGGCGGAACCGGCAATCCACGGACCTGCGCGTCAACCGCCTGCGCGACGGTCAAAAGCCGCGCTTCGTCGGTGCGACCGGTGACGACGTAGGACATGCCGCCATCGACCCAGGAGAAGGCGGCGACGTCGCCCTCGCGGGCGAAGCGGAACACCGTGCGGCCATCCGCATCGCCTACGCGGCTGTAGAGCGTCAGCCGGGTGCCGTGATCGTCATCGTACATCAGCATCGCGGCGGATTCGGAACCCGCCGGCAGCAGCCGGCCCCCCATCAGGCGGAAGCCGTAGGCCGTGAGGTCGGGGGTGGTCACCGCCCGGCCGAGGCGCTTCGAGAGCCACGTCACGAGGTGTGGCTTCTCATCGGCGCGCACCTCCACTGGATGCACCGCCTCGACCACGTAGGTGCGGAAGGCCGCCACCGCGTCGTCGGTCGCCGGCTCGGTTCGCGCGAGCGTGACCGTGGGTACCTGCCGCGCGGCATGGCCGAACCAGCCGGCGGCACCGCCAACCGCGAGGCAGAGCACGGCCGCAGCCGCGACCGGAAGCCAGCGCCCGGTTATCGGGCGATGTCGCGAGCGGATGTTGGCCACCCGGAGCCGCGCCGGGATCGCCTCCTCGGCGATCGGCGCGAGGCGGGCACGCAAGCGCTCGCGCAGGGCGCGATCCGCCGAGACCTCGGCCGCCCGCGCGGGGTTTCCCCTGAGCCATGCCTCGACCAGTGCCTGCCGCTCCGGTTCGAGACGACCGTCGATCAGGCCGTGCAGGTCGTCCTCGCCGACCGGGCGTGGATCCCCGCTCATTTCACCCTCCTCAACAAGCCGGTTCGGCCCGTTTCCAGAAAACTTCGCATCCGCTCCCGGGCTCGGCTTAACCGCGACATCACCGTGCCCAGCGGTACTCCGAGCACCTGCGCCGCTTCCGCATAAGACAGATCCTCGACCGCGACGAGCAGTAGCACTGAGCGCTGCTCCTCGGGCAGGGCGTCGAGTCCGGTGAGCACGTCGCGTGCCCCCATAACGGCCTCGGGGTCGGCACCCGGATCGGGCACCTGCTCCAAAGCCTCAGCGCCGACATCGATGCCGCGCCGGCCCCGGCGTCGAACAGTGCCGAGGAACAGGTTGCGCTCGATCGTGAACAGCCAGGCTCGCAGGTCGCCGTCGCGGCGACGTCCGGACCAGCCGGACAACGCCCGCTCCAACGTGTCCTGGACGAGGTCATCCGCCGCTTCGCGGTCCCGCAACAGTGCGACTGCGTAGCGCCGCAACGCTGGGATCTGCGGTTCGATGAGGGCGGCGATCTCGTCCACGAGGCTTTACCGATCAGGGCTTGGCGATGTGCCATGCACCGTTGAGGAATCCGTCGCCGGTGATGTCGCCGGGCTTCGTATCCTTGGCGAAGGTGTAGAGCGGCTTGCCCTTGTAGGCCCACTGCATCGTGCCGTCGTCCCGCGTCACCATCGTCCAGTCGCCACTAGCAGCCGAGCCGGAGGCGGCCATCAGGGCCGGCCAGTTGGCGGCGCAGGGGCCGTTGCACATCGACTTGCCGCCCATGTCCTTGTCGAAGGTGTAGAGGGTCATGCTCTTGGCATCGACGAGCGCCGGCCCCTTGGCAGTCTCGGCCGTCATCGCAGGCGCAGCGGCCTGGGCGGCGGCGGCGGAGAAGGCGAAGGCCGCAAAGGCAGCGCGGATCAGCATGGTGTGCATGAGTGAGGTCTCCCGCGGTCGACCATGACCGCATCGGGAGAGATGCCGAACGGGCGCGTCTATTCCACTGACACACGAAAAAGATTGGTGACGTCAGCGTGACCGCCGACTCGTCCTCAACCACGGCATACGGCCGTCACCCAGGAGCAGTCAGAGGAATGATGCGGCGGCGTCACCACTCTGAAAGGCGGAGATCCGAGATCATGCCCTCGCACGGCGAGATCGACTGCAACGTCTGCTTTCGAGAGATACGTTGGCTTGCTCTTACGGCGTAGTTGGGTCGGAAGCGGACGGTATCAAGCGTCAGGTTTCGACCACTAGGCCTCGGGGTCGATATCCGACGTTTCAGGCCCTCCTCCACAGGGATCTCGGCGTGGATGCGACCATTGCGGGCAACAAAGGTGCGGGTTCTCCTTGGCTCGCCGCTCACCGCGGGGGAACGGGCGAGGATCCGAACGGGTTCTTCGGCTCTGCCGCATGAGGCGGTGAGTGTCCCGAGCCAGCAACCGTCAAGGGACCGATCCAGGAGTTCGGGCGCATGAACCAGTCCTCTCCGTCCGCCCGTGCCGGTATCATGGCGCGCCTCGGCAAGCGGGAGATCGGTCTGCCCGTGACGCTGTTTTGCGTCGCCGCCCTCATCCTCGGGTTTGGTCTCCTGGCCGACAAGGTCATGGAGGGCGGCACGATGGGGTTCGACACCCGCGTCGCCCACTTCTTCCGTCCACCCGGCGCGGCTGGTCCGATTGGACCGGATTGGCTGCACGAGATGGCCCGGGACGTGACCTCCCTGGGCAGCATGGTGGTCCTCTGCTTCCTCATCGCGGCTGTGGCAGGGTACCTGCTCCTGATCCGCAAGCAGGGGGCCGCGGTCCTGGTGGTGGGATCGATCCTGGGCGGGACGGTCATCAGCTTCGGGCTGAAACTCCTCTTCAACCGGCCCCGACCCGAGATCCCCGGCGGCATCCAGGTGTTCACCGCCAGCTTCCCTAGCAGCCACGCCATGCTCTCCGCCGTGACTTACCTGACACTCGGCGCCCTCATGACGCGCGTGGCGGCGGGCGCTCGCCTGAAGGCGTACTTCATGGGGCTGGCCGTCTTCCTCACGGTCGTCGTCGGGCTGAGCCGGGTCTATGTCGGGGTCCACTACGCGACCGACGTGCTGGCAGGCTGGTGCGTGGGGTCGGCCTGGGCGGTCCTGTGCTGGGTCGTGGCCCTCCAGCTTCAGCGACGCGGTCAAGTCGAGAAGCCCGACCATGTCGCGGGCGAGGCCGGCATCGAGGCATAGGACCCCATGCGCCGTTCTTCCTAAACGCATCCTCCGCCTGACTGAAGGGACGGACGCATCCCAGCATTCGTTCAATTAGCAGGACCGCATCGTCCATGCCTGCGGCCAGGCCGTTCGACCATTACGGGCACGACCGAAATGACGCCGTTAAGGGACCCGTAGGGCGGCCCGATCAAGCGGCGCTGGTGGTCTCGGCCCGCCCGGCTTGCCGACTGCCTCCCAAGCTATCAAGGCGGCCCCGAGGCTGATCCAGATATCGGCCATGTTGAAGGTGAACCAATGCACCTCCGCCGGGTGCAGGTCGAGGAAGTCCGTGACGCGGCCGTCCACCCATCGGTCGATGAGGTTTCCCAGTGCACCGCCGGTCATGATGGCGAAACCAACTCCTTCCGACGCTCCGGTCGCGCGGAATGCCAACCGGGCAACGTAGGCCGTCAGCATTCCCTGAAGCGCAAGAAGGACGACCAAGGACGTCGCGTCATGCGCCGGAAGCAGGCTGAAGCTGATGCCATGATTGAACGCGAGCCTGAGGTCGAGCATCGGCAGTACCGCGTGCACGGTTTCGTCGGAAAGCCTGTCGACCGCCAGCGCCTTGGTCCACAGGTCGGTGCCCGCCGCGGTCACAGCGATTACGACGAGGGCGCCGAACCCGGCCCTTTCCCGTATGAGACGCATCGGCTCAAGCCCGGAGCAGGCGAAGGGCGTTGGCCGTCACCAGGACGGTCGCCCCGGTATCCGCCAGGATGGCCGGCCATAGCCCAGTGATGCCTGCGAGCGTCGTCACCAGGAACACGGCCTTGAGCCCCAGCGAGATGGCCACGTTTTGGTGGATGTTGCCGAGCGTCGCCCGGGACAGCGCCACGAGGGCGGCCACGTCCGATACCCGGTCGTTGAGGATGGCCGCGTCAGCCGTCTCCAGTGCCGCGTCTGTGCCGCCGCCCATGGCAATGCCGACGCTGGCGGAGGCGAGCGCGGGGGCGTCGTTGATGCCGTCGCCGACCATAGCGACCGGGCCGACCTCCTTCAACGCGCCGATCTCGGCGAGCTTGTCGGCCGGCAGCAGGTCGGCCCGGACCGATAGTCCCAGGCCCTTGGCGATGGCCTCGCCGGTGCGCCGGTTGTCGCCGGTCAGCATCACGCATTCGACCCCAAGCCGGCGCAGGGCCGCGACGCCGGCGGCCGCATCCTGTCTGGGCTCGTCCCGGACCGCCACGACGCCGAGCGCCTCTCCGTCCCGAACCACGACGACGGCGGTCTTGCCGGCTTCCTCAACGGCCTGCACCGTCGCTTCCGCTTCCGGCGAGAGGCTGGCCAGCGTCGCGGCGTGGCGCGGGGATGCCACCGCGACCGTGCGACCGGCGACCGTGGCCTGGACGGCCTTGCCGGGAACCGCACGGGCATCGCGTACGGGGCGCAGGGGGATGGCGTCGGCCTCCGTACGTTCGAGGATCGCACGAGCGATGGGGTGGCTCGATCCGGCCTCCACCGTCGCCGCGAGCCCGAGCAGGGTGCGATCCGTCATGTCCGGGGCAAATGGGAGGACGTCGGTGACCCTTGGACGCCCTGCCGTGAGCGTCCCCGTCTTGTCGAACGCGACGGTACGCACCCGTCCGATGGTCTCCAGGGCGGCGCCGCCCTTCACCAGCAGTCCCCGCCGCGCTCCGGCGGCAAGACCCGAGGCGATGGCGGCCGGGGTCGAGAGCACGAGGGCGCAGGGGCAGGCGATGAGGAGCAACGCCAGTCCGCGATAGATCCAGGTGCCCCAGTCGGCGCCGAGCAGCAGCGGCGGGCCAAGCGCCGCCAGCGCGGCGACCGCGAAGGCGACCGGGGTGTAGACGGCGCTGAAGCGGTCGATGAACCGGGCGGTCGGCGACTTCGAAGCCTGCGCCTCCTCCACCATGTGCAGAATGCGGGCGACGGTGTTGTCCGACGGCATCCGGGTGACCCTGACCTGCAGGGCCCCGTCCGCATTGACGCTGCCGGCATAGACGGCGTCCCCGACCTCCTTTGGCCGGGGCACCGATTCCCCCGTGATCGGGGACTCGTCAAGGCTCGACGTGCCGTCCGTGACCTCGCCGTCCGCAGGGACGCGGTCACCCGGGCGCACCAGCACGGTTTGGCCGATCACCAGGGAGGCGGCCGGCACCTCGCGCACGACGCCGTCCTCCTCGATCAAACGCGCCGTCTTCGGCACCAGGCCCACGAGCGCCTTGATGCCGGCGCGGGATCGGCCGGCCGCGAAGCCTTCGAGCATCTCGCCGACGGTGAACAGCAGGACCACGACCGCGGCTTCCTCGGCGGCATGGATGGCCAGAGCTCCGACGGTCGCGACCGACATCAGCATCTCGATGGAGAACGGCGAGCCGTTGCGCGCGGCGGCGATGGCCCGGCGTCCGTAGAAGGCGAGCCCAAGGAGCGCGCCGGGCCAGTAGGCGTACTCACCGGCTAGGCCCGGTTGGACCTGATCGAGGAGGAAGCCGGCAGCGAACAGGCCGGCGATGGCCAGAGCCAGCAGGCCCTTGCGACTGCGCCAGACGGACGGCTCCGCCTCCTCGTCCTCAATGGCGGGGATGTCCGCTCCGGTGACGTGCGCACGGGCGAGGTCGGCGGCCGTGGGCAGGGTGGCGACGCCGTAGCCGAGACCAGTGATCCGCTCCTCCAGGTCCGCTCGGGGTGTGGCAGCCTCGTCGAGCACAAGGTCGAGGACCTGGGCCGTGTAGTTAACCCGCACGCCCCCGACGCCGGGCAGGCGCGTCACGGCCGTCTCGATCTTGGTCGCGCAGCTCGGGCAGTCCATGCCCTTAACGCGGTAGCGCAGTGCGGTACCGGCGGGGACCGCACCCATGGTTCCTGGCCCTGACATGGCAAGCTCCGTCGACCTGGGCCTCGTGCCGACGGGTCGGAGAACCTACATGCGCCCTGTAGCAACTACAGGGTCAAGGCCATGGCGCACACATCCTCCATGACCATCGGCGATTTGGCGGCGGCGACGAACACCAGCGTTGAGACAATCCGCTGGTACGAGAAGGTCAACCTTTTGCCGGCGCCGGCGCGGTCGGCGGGCAATTACCGCCTCTACGGTACCGAGCACCTGCGTCGTCTGGGCTTCATCAGACGTGGACGGGACCTTGGCTTCACGCTGGACCAGGTCAGGGAGCTTCTCGCTTTAGCCGACGACCGCAAGCGTTCCTGCACCGAAGTCGATACCATCGCCCGCGCGCACCTGGCGGAGGTCGAGCGCAAACTCTCCGACCTAACCCGGCTTGCCCACGAACTGCGCGACGTTATTGGTCAATGCGGATGCGGGTCGGTCGCCGACTGCCGCATCATCGAGGCGTTGTCCCCCCACGGGGAGCTGTCCTAAGGATGCCTGAGGTTCGTTGGGGTCAGGTGGAAATGCGGCTCCCCACCGATGTGGCAGAGGCAGTAAAGAAGGTACACGCAGGCCGGGACGCCCAGCATCACGAGCCAGAACGTATGCCGGGCCGCTTTACGGACATGCGTCCTGACGTGGCGTCTGCGACGCCCACCCTTAGCGCCCCAGTGAGCCGTGGCTCGACCTAACTTCTTACTCATCCGGCCCTCCTACTCGGCGGCCCGGAGGTGCGGTTGGACCGGCATGGGCCGATCCTTCCTTACGACGATCTTCCCTGCGAACTTGGCGTAGAGGGCCGGCAGGACGACGAGGGTCAGCAGGGTCGCCGAGATAAGGCCGCCGATGACGACGGTCGCCAGCGGACGCTGGATCTCGGCACCGGTCTCGGTCGCCAGCGCCATCGGCACGAACCCGAGGGACGCCACTAGGGCGGTCATTGCCACCGGACGAAGCCGGGTCATGGCGCCCTCCAGGATAGCCTCACGCTGCGGACGCCCATCGGCGATGAGCTGCTTGATGTAGGTCAGCATCACGAGGCCGTTGAGCACCGCCACCCCGGACAGGGCGATAAAGCCAACGGCCGCGGGCACCGAGAACGGCATGCCCCGCAGCCATAGGGCCGCGATGCCACCGGTGAGCGCCAGGGGCACGGCGCTGAACACCAGGAGAGCGTCCCGGGCCGAGTTCAGGGCCGAGAACAGCAGCAGGAAGATCAGGAAGAAGCAGACCGGCACCACCACCATCAGGCGCTGGCGCGCCGAGGCCAGGTTCTCAAACTGGCCACCCCAAGTGACGTAGTAGCCGGCCGGGAGCGAGACCCCAGACGCCACCTTGGCCTGGGCCTCGGCCACGAGCGAGCCGATGTCGCGGCCGCGCACGTTGGCAGTGACTACGACTCGGCGCCGGCCGTTCTCGCGCGAGATCTGGTTGGGGCCCTCTGTTACCGAGAAGCTGGCGACCTGCTTCAGCAGTACGGAGGATGCTCGACCGTTGAGCCCGGGAAGCAGCGGGATCGGGATGTTCTCTAGGGCCTCACGATCCTCTCGCACCTTGTCGTTCAGGCGCACCACGATGGGGAAGCGCCGGTCGCCCTCGAACACCATTCCGGCCTCGCGGCCGCCAATAGCCGCGCCGACGACCTCCTGGATGGCCGATGTGCTCAGGCCGAGGCGTGCGGCCTCGGTCTTGTTGATCTTGATTTCTAGGAACGGCAAGCCAGCAGTCTGCTCGACCTTGACGTCGTCGGCGCCCTCGGTCCCGCGCAGGATCGTAGCGACCTGGTTTGCGGCCTTGAGCATCGGCTCGAACTCCTCGCCGAACACCTTAACCGCAAGGTCGCCGCGGGTGCCGGCCAGCAGCTCATTGAAGCGAAGCTGGATCGGCTGGGAGAACTCGTAGACGTTGCCAGCGAGCGCCCCGAGGGCCTTTTCGATCTGCTCCTGCAACTCGGCCTTGGACAGGTCCGGGTCGGGCCATTCCTCCTGCGGCTTCAGGATGACGAAGGTGTCGGACGAGCTCGGCGGCATCGGGTCAGAGGCGACCTCCGCGGTGCCGGTCTTCGAGAAGACGTAGGCGACCTGGGGGAATCGGCTGATGGCCTGCTCCACCTTCAACTGCATCGCCTGCGACTGCGTCAGGGAGGTCGACGGGATGCGTTGGGCGTTTAGCGCGATGCTCTTCTCGTCAAGTTGCGGAATGAACTCCTGCCCCAGCCCCTTGAACAGGAAGCCGGCGCCGACAAGGAGTACGAGCGCGGCCGCGACGAACAGCATGGGCACGCGTAGGGCGGCCCCGAGGACCGGACGGTAGGCAGCCTTGATCGCCCGGACGAAGAGGTTGTCGGTCTCGGTGACCCGGCCAGTGATGACGATGGCGATCATCGCCGGCACGAAGGTGAGCGACAGGACGAAGGCCGCGACCAGAGCGATGATGACGGTGAGCGCCATCGGCTCGAACATCTTGCCCTCGACCCCGGTGAAAGTCAGGAGCGGCACGTAGACGAGGATGATGATGGCCTGCCCGTAGAGGCTCGGCTTGATCATCTCCTCGGCCGAGGCCCGTACGGTAGCGAGGCGCTCCTCCAGTTCGAGCTTGCGCCCGAGCTCCGCCTGTCTCTCGGCGAGGTGGCGCAGGGCGTTCTCGGTGATGATGACGGCCCCATCGACGATGAGGCCGAAGTCGAGGGCACCGAGGCTCATCAGGTTAGCGCTGATGCGGCCCTGGACCATGCCGGTCATGGTCATCAGCATCGCCACCGGGATGACCAGCGCCGTGACGATGGCTGCGCGGATGTTGCCCAGCAATAGGAACAGGACGACGACGACGAGGGCGGCGCCCTCGGCTAGGTTCTTCGCCACCGTCCGGATGGTGGCCTCGACGAGG
This region includes:
- the cysL_1 gene encoding HTH-type transcriptional regulator CysL, with protein sequence MTLDQLRIFVAVAERQHVTRAAEALNLVQSAVSTAIANIEGRHATKLFHRVGRGIELTEAGRVFLVEARAVLARAEAAELVLADLSGMRRGTLALYASQTIASDWLPRHLVAFRRAYPEIAIRLAVGNTTDAADAVRAGQAELGFVEGALDDPTLASTTIAHDQLVLVVAPGHPFAGATALEPKDLAGADWVLREGGSGTRSAFEAALGAAGLAAAQLQVTLELPSNEAVRAAVEAGGGAAVLSETVVAAALRAGTLVRAAFALPSRPFRVLRHKERYRSRAADALLDLIATADAE
- the ecfG_5 gene encoding ECF RNA polymerase sigma factor EcfG, whose translation is MDEIAALIEPQIPALRRYAVALLRDREAADDLVQDTLERALSGWSGRRRDGDLRAWLFTIERNLFLGTVRRRGRRGIDVGAEALEQVPDPGADPEAVMGARDVLTGLDALPEEQRSVLLLVAVEDLSYAEAAQVLGVPLGTVMSRLSRARERMRSFLETGRTGLLRRVK
- the lspA_2 gene encoding Lipoprotein signal peptidase, with translation MRLIRERAGFGALVVIAVTAAGTDLWTKALAVDRLSDETVHAVLPMLDLRLAFNHGISFSLLPAHDATSLVVLLALQGMLTAYVARLAFRATGASEGVGFAIMTGGALGNLIDRWVDGRVTDFLDLHPAEVHWFTFNMADIWISLGAALIAWEAVGKPGGPRPPAPLDRAALRVP
- the zntA gene encoding Lead, cadmium, zinc and mercury-transporting ATPase; the protein is MSGPGTMGAVPAGTALRYRVKGMDCPSCATKIETAVTRLPGVGGVRVNYTAQVLDLVLDEAATPRADLEERITGLGYGVATLPTAADLARAHVTGADIPAIEDEEAEPSVWRSRKGLLALAIAGLFAAGFLLDQVQPGLAGEYAYWPGALLGLAFYGRRAIAAARNGSPFSIEMLMSVATVGALAIHAAEEAAVVVLLFTVGEMLEGFAAGRSRAGIKALVGLVPKTARLIEEDGVVREVPAASLVIGQTVLVRPGDRVPADGEVTDGTSSLDESPITGESVPRPKEVGDAVYAGSVNADGALQVRVTRMPSDNTVARILHMVEEAQASKSPTARFIDRFSAVYTPVAFAVAALAALGPPLLLGADWGTWIYRGLALLLIACPCALVLSTPAAIASGLAAGARRGLLVKGGAALETIGRVRTVAFDKTGTLTAGRPRVTDVLPFAPDMTDRTLLGLAATVEAGSSHPIARAILERTEADAIPLRPVRDARAVPGKAVQATVAGRTVAVASPRHAATLASLSPEAEATVQAVEEAGKTAVVVVRDGEALGVVAVRDEPRQDAAAGVAALRRLGVECVMLTGDNRRTGEAIAKGLGLSVRADLLPADKLAEIGALKEVGPVAMVGDGINDAPALASASVGIAMGGGTDAALETADAAILNDRVSDVAALVALSRATLGNIHQNVAISLGLKAVFLVTTLAGITGLWPAILADTGATVLVTANALRLLRA
- the hmrR_3 gene encoding HTH-type transcriptional regulator HmrR codes for the protein MAHTSSMTIGDLAAATNTSVETIRWYEKVNLLPAPARSAGNYRLYGTEHLRRLGFIRRGRDLGFTLDQVRELLALADDRKRSCTEVDTIARAHLAEVERKLSDLTRLAHELRDVIGQCGCGSVADCRIIEALSPHGELS
- the cnrA gene encoding Nickel and cobalt resistance protein CnrA, coding for MISKILDFSVHQRWLVVLLSLLAAGFGVFSLTKLPIDAVPDITNNQVQINTTAPSLSPVDIEKIITYQVETALAGIKGLEYTRSLSRNGFSQVTAVFSETTDIYFARQQVAERLQEAEAAMPSGVEPRMGPISTGLGEIYMWSVHYAKPGERKVSPVGKPGWQSDESYLTPEGQRLRTELERTAYLRTVQDWIIRPQVKTVRGVAGVDGIGGFEKQYHVQPDPMRLTALDLSFADIGRALEANNANQGARYLEDNGEGYVVRAAGRLETMEDIGSVVVTTRGGVPVRISDIAEVRIGRDLRTGSGSEDGQEVVIGTALMLIGENSRTVAAAVDARMTEIRRTLPPGIEVQTVLNRTVLVEATIRTVAKNLAEGAALVVVVLFLLLGNIRAAIVTALVIPVAMLMTMTGMVQGRISANLMSLGALDFGLIVDGAVIITENALRHLAERQAELGRKLELEERLATVRASAEEMIKPSLYGQAIIILVYVPLLTFTGVEGKMFEPMALTVIIALVAAFVLSLTFVPAMIAIVITGRVTETDNLFVRAIKAAYRPVLGAALRVPMLFVAAALVLLVGAGFLFKGLGQEFIPQLDEKSIALNAQRIPSTSLTQSQAMQLKVEQAISRFPQVAYVFSKTGTAEVASDPMPPSSSDTFVILKPQEEWPDPDLSKAELQEQIEKALGALAGNVYEFSQPIQLRFNELLAGTRGDLAVKVFGEEFEPMLKAANQVATILRGTEGADDVKVEQTAGLPFLEIKINKTEAARLGLSTSAIQEVVGAAIGGREAGMVFEGDRRFPIVVRLNDKVREDREALENIPIPLLPGLNGRASSVLLKQVASFSVTEGPNQISRENGRRRVVVTANVRGRDIGSLVAEAQAKVASGVSLPAGYYVTWGGQFENLASARQRLMVVVPVCFFLIFLLLFSALNSARDALLVFSAVPLALTGGIAALWLRGMPFSVPAAVGFIALSGVAVLNGLVMLTYIKQLIADGRPQREAILEGAMTRLRPVAMTALVASLGFVPMALATETGAEIQRPLATVVIGGLISATLLTLVVLPALYAKFAGKIVVRKDRPMPVQPHLRAAE